The following proteins are co-located in the Telopea speciosissima isolate NSW1024214 ecotype Mountain lineage chromosome 9, Tspe_v1, whole genome shotgun sequence genome:
- the LOC122640266 gene encoding ribonuclease 3-like protein 2, whose translation MAASYPCKGRQAGNILEIALEVLAIYVVMLVDSAISYVESLFLPICQVRLLTKMKAKMKMREGYEILALSYTVDIYDHLEDLLCYRFRDKTLLQEAFTHGSYTKSPSYERLEFLGDAALSLALAEYGFRSYPLLDSGKLTDLRKANDSNENLARVAVHHKLFRYVRHNVRSLHARVNKFALAVQDEDGVFTNCGSVKAPKILADIVESLTAAVYVDCNCDLKVLYEVFKRLMDPIITLETLDKQPRPATTMLFEFCHKQGKKVVIKSWRKEFKNFAFVYVDRKLIGYGSSEKTKIAKLEAAKEALQKLWKFDLSKTKTDQIGHGADEIERAKLELNELCREESWCEPKYRREGEIGPSHARKFICSVQVETADGEYFTIGDERSRVKYAENSAASMMLQGLPDSEYGIG comes from the exons ATGGCAGCGTCTTACCCCTGTAAGGGAAGACAAGCCGGTAACATTTTGGAGATAGCTCTAGAAGTACTCGCTATATATGTTGTGATGTTGGTCGACTCTGCCATATCTTACGTAGAATCCCTGTTTCTTCCAATCTGCCAAGTGCGATTGTTGACGAAAATGAAGGCGAAGATGAAGATGAGGGAAGGGTACGAGATTCTCGCTCTTTCCTATACCGTGGATATATACGATCACCTGGAAGACCTCCTCTGCTACCGATTCAGGGATAAGACTCTTCTACAGGAGGCCTTCACCCACGGCTCCTACACCAAGTCTCCCTCCTACGAACGCCTAGAGTTCCTGGGCGATGCCGCTCTCAGCCTCGCTCTCGCCGAGTACGGCTTCCGATCCTATCCTCTACTCGACTCTGGTAAACTCACTGACCTCCGTAAAGCCAACGACAGCAACGAGAACCTTGCGCGTGTCGCCGTCCACCACAAGCTCTTCCGCTACGTCCGTCATAATGTCCGTTCTCTTCATGCCAGG GTTAATAAGTTCGCTCTTGCGGTTCAAGATGAAGACGGCGTCTTTACCAACTGTGGATCAGTTAAAGCACCTAAGATTTTGGCTGACATTGTTGAATCTCTTACCGCAGCTGTTTATGTCGACTGTAATTGTGATCTCAAAGTTCTATACGAA GTTTTTAAGCGTCTCATGGATCCAATTATAACCCTTGAAACCCTAGACAAGCAACCACGGCCGGCAACGACCATGCTGTTTGAGTTCTGCCACAAGCAAGGCAAGAAAGTTGTCATTAAGAGTTGGAGGAAAGAGTTCAAGAATTTCGCTTTTGTTTATGTAGACAGGAAGCTCATTGGCTATGGTTCTTCGGAGAAAACGAAGATTGCTAAACTTGAGGCGGCAAAGGAAGCTTTGCAGAAGCTCTGGAAATTCGACCTTTCGAAGACGAAGACTGATCAAATTGGTCATGGAGCTGATGAGATTGAGAGGGCTAAGCTCGAGTTGAATGAGCTCTGCCGCGAGGAGAGTTGGTGTGAGCCCAAGTATAG AAGAGAGGGTGAGATTGGTCCTTCCCATGCCAGGAAATTTATATGTTCAGTTCAAGTAGAAACCGCTGATGGCGAATATTTTACAATTGGAGATGAAAGGTCAAGGGTAAAGTATGCAGAGAATTCAGCAGCGTCCATGATGCTTCAAGGCTTGCCAGATAGTGAGTATGGTATTGGATGA